In uncultured Draconibacterium sp., one genomic interval encodes:
- a CDS encoding efflux RND transporter permease subunit — MNKIASFTVNNRRALIFIFFFLSATGFYLVNKIPQGVFPDATFPRIAVMVDYGLTPIKEMEMEVAKPIEEAVMMVEGVQRVRSSISRGSAEINIDFQWNADMFQAYQLVQAQVSGIQSELPAGVTLEVRRFTTSTYPVAGYSLYSDKEDLLQLRDLAVYTLRPQLAAIPGVYNVEVMGGKEREFRVELDADKLAAYQMDYNEIARAIQENNSLNYVGRLEEFNKLYLNIADNRYQKMSGIENTIIRNQGETLVRLKDVGKVVSSVKETFIACESNQHPAVLVTIIKQPGTNAVSIMKAVDEKLAELRPVLPEDVSMSKWYDMTRFIRSSIKNVRDSILIGAFLTMLILLIFLRRLRITLVTAIIIPVAVLLSFIFIKITGMNLSVMSLGGLAAAIGILVDNAIVVVENIERHLEMGKTRKQAVMEATGEIIAPLLSATLTTLVVLVPLVFLTGVPGIFFKALALTLTLAIVASMLLAVFLTPAVAVTFISTKKRKPGKMMARIVNAHQKTLKFGLKRPVTAYLLIVVTVVASIYLFKRIPSGFLPLWDEGTIVLDYLAPPGSSVEGTRTMLKTITDYLPSIPEVEDYSLRTGRSLAHPRTHANDGDFVINLKQDRNRSAFEIMDELRNLIEQKEPNLSPEIFQVLPDRLNDLSGEIAPVVVKVYGKNLETIQQVAAGIADSLENIDGVVDIYPGFEAGEPELTIRIKPEVVARFGLTPQTVNDAIYMALWGTEATRVMEGIKLIPVRMRYPYKYASHFEQIETLPLYFPEIKRTVALNEIADVKKVPGKTDIEHENLSQVVNIEAQISGRDLGSTAADIQQLLHDQHLPPGVTVQLSGQYESQQQAFSELLLILILAVLIIFIILLFEFKTFRTALAILIGTSLSVSGVFLFLWLSDTTLDISAFMGMIMIIGVVVNNGILLIDYTEKYLKENPVISEALLMASRIRLRPILMTTLSSIFGFIPLAFTIGEGAEMLKPLAISMIGGMSLSMIFSLFVIPVLYQSFNGKKVNGENSSNASGMV; from the coding sequence AGAGATGGAAATGGAAGTGGCAAAACCCATCGAAGAAGCCGTAATGATGGTGGAAGGCGTACAACGTGTGCGCTCGTCAATCAGTCGCGGTTCTGCTGAGATTAACATCGATTTTCAATGGAATGCCGACATGTTTCAGGCGTATCAACTGGTGCAGGCTCAGGTAAGTGGAATTCAAAGTGAACTTCCTGCCGGAGTAACACTTGAAGTGCGCCGGTTTACCACCAGTACTTATCCGGTGGCCGGTTACAGTCTTTATTCCGATAAAGAAGATTTGCTTCAGTTGCGCGATTTGGCTGTTTACACGCTGCGTCCGCAACTGGCAGCTATTCCGGGCGTGTACAATGTGGAAGTGATGGGCGGCAAAGAGCGTGAATTCAGGGTTGAGCTTGATGCTGATAAACTGGCTGCTTACCAGATGGATTACAACGAAATTGCCCGCGCGATTCAGGAAAATAACTCACTTAATTATGTGGGGCGACTGGAAGAGTTCAACAAACTCTACCTGAACATTGCCGATAATCGCTACCAAAAAATGAGCGGAATCGAAAATACGATTATCCGCAATCAAGGTGAAACGCTTGTTCGTTTAAAAGATGTTGGGAAAGTGGTTTCGAGCGTTAAAGAAACTTTTATTGCCTGCGAAAGCAATCAACATCCCGCAGTGCTGGTTACCATCATCAAACAACCCGGTACGAATGCAGTGTCGATTATGAAAGCGGTGGATGAAAAACTGGCCGAACTACGACCGGTTTTGCCGGAAGATGTGAGTATGAGCAAGTGGTACGACATGACCCGCTTTATCCGTTCTTCCATCAAGAATGTAAGAGACTCTATCCTCATTGGAGCTTTTCTGACTATGCTGATTTTACTCATTTTTTTACGTCGCCTGCGGATTACATTGGTTACTGCCATTATTATTCCGGTGGCCGTATTACTTTCTTTTATTTTTATCAAAATCACCGGGATGAACCTCAGCGTAATGAGCCTGGGAGGTTTGGCTGCTGCCATCGGTATTTTGGTTGATAATGCCATTGTTGTGGTCGAAAATATCGAACGCCATCTTGAAATGGGGAAAACACGGAAGCAGGCAGTTATGGAAGCAACCGGCGAAATTATTGCTCCTTTGCTCAGTGCTACTCTAACGACGCTGGTCGTTCTCGTTCCTCTTGTATTTTTAACCGGTGTTCCGGGAATATTTTTCAAGGCGTTGGCTTTAACGTTAACACTCGCTATTGTAGCGTCGATGTTACTGGCTGTTTTTTTGACGCCTGCAGTGGCAGTAACATTTATCTCCACTAAAAAACGTAAACCGGGAAAAATGATGGCGCGGATTGTAAACGCACATCAGAAAACACTAAAATTCGGACTAAAAAGACCAGTTACAGCCTATTTGCTGATTGTTGTTACAGTTGTGGCAAGTATTTATCTTTTTAAAAGAATTCCCAGCGGATTTCTGCCGTTGTGGGACGAAGGAACGATTGTTCTCGATTACCTTGCCCCGCCGGGAAGTTCGGTTGAGGGTACGCGTACCATGTTAAAAACAATCACCGATTATCTGCCTTCTATTCCAGAGGTGGAAGATTATTCACTTCGGACGGGGAGGAGTCTTGCGCACCCAAGAACGCACGCCAACGACGGTGATTTTGTAATCAATCTGAAACAGGATCGAAACCGTTCGGCATTTGAAATAATGGACGAGCTGCGTAATTTGATCGAGCAAAAAGAGCCGAATTTATCGCCTGAAATATTTCAGGTTTTGCCCGACCGTCTGAACGATTTAAGCGGGGAGATCGCGCCGGTAGTTGTAAAAGTTTATGGTAAAAATCTGGAAACCATTCAACAGGTTGCCGCCGGCATTGCCGATTCTCTGGAAAATATTGATGGCGTTGTGGATATTTACCCCGGATTTGAAGCCGGTGAACCGGAACTCACCATTCGTATAAAACCAGAAGTAGTCGCCCGTTTTGGCCTGACTCCGCAAACCGTAAACGATGCCATTTATATGGCGCTGTGGGGAACCGAAGCAACCCGCGTTATGGAAGGAATAAAACTAATTCCGGTACGAATGCGCTATCCATATAAGTATGCTTCTCATTTTGAACAGATAGAAACATTGCCCCTGTATTTCCCTGAAATAAAACGAACGGTAGCCTTAAACGAAATTGCGGATGTAAAAAAAGTGCCCGGGAAAACCGACATAGAACACGAAAACCTGAGCCAGGTAGTAAATATCGAAGCACAGATTTCGGGGCGTGATTTGGGAAGTACTGCAGCTGATATTCAACAACTTTTACACGATCAGCATTTGCCACCGGGTGTAACGGTACAATTAAGCGGTCAGTACGAAAGCCAGCAACAGGCTTTTAGTGAATTACTGTTAATTCTGATCCTGGCAGTTCTGATCATTTTTATTATCCTGCTTTTCGAATTTAAAACTTTTCGAACAGCGCTGGCTATACTTATAGGGACATCGCTTTCGGTGAGTGGCGTATTTTTGTTCCTCTGGCTTTCGGATACAACACTCGACATTTCAGCGTTTATGGGAATGATCATGATAATTGGCGTTGTGGTGAACAACGGAATATTACTGATCGACTACACCGAAAAATATTTAAAAGAAAATCCTGTTATTTCAGAGGCACTGCTAATGGCCAGCCGGATTCGTTTACGTCCTATTTTAATGACCACTTTATCGAGTATTTTTGGTTTTATTCCACTTGCTTTTACTATTGGCGAAGGCGCCGAAATGCTGAAACCTCTTGCCATTTCGATGATCGGAGGGATGAGTCTTTCAATGATTTTTTCGTTGTTTGTGATACCGGTTTTGTACCAGTCTTTTAATGGAAAAAAAGTAAATGGGGAAAATAGTTCGAACGCTTCGGGAATGGTTTGA
- a CDS encoding glycosyltransferase family 39 protein: MKYFLLILLFSVLLFFSFLGGTSVFQRAEARNAECAREMMQNREWIVPTFNGELRTDKPAMEYYGMIAGYYLLGTNEAGARFFSALCGLLVVLATFWIARRHWSEKAAWWSALVMLASLHLIIQFRLATPDPYLIFCHTLSIYFFYEGWHSRRWKWFGLMYIFLGLGIFAKGPVGLMLPGLTGLLFMLVTKTLTWKRIVELKPWWGILLVAVVALPWYYAVHVKTGGEWTQIFFFEHNLNRFDSGISGHHGPFVMPFIFVLAGLLPFSVFAVRAFKETWRQRKNNPLMVMAALSTLVVVGFYAVSQTKLINYTSPAYPFLSLMIGSTIAGLSNHPESLRKTKIETYIMVFLAILIPIAVFFL, translated from the coding sequence ATGAAATATTTTTTATTAATTCTGTTGTTTAGCGTTTTATTGTTTTTTTCGTTTTTGGGAGGTACAAGTGTTTTTCAACGTGCAGAAGCAAGAAATGCTGAATGTGCACGCGAAATGATGCAAAATAGGGAATGGATTGTTCCAACTTTTAACGGTGAACTTCGGACGGATAAACCGGCAATGGAATATTACGGAATGATTGCGGGGTATTATTTGTTAGGAACAAACGAGGCTGGTGCCCGGTTTTTCTCGGCTTTGTGCGGTTTATTGGTTGTATTGGCAACTTTCTGGATTGCACGACGCCACTGGAGTGAAAAAGCTGCCTGGTGGTCGGCTTTAGTTATGCTGGCCTCACTGCATCTTATCATCCAGTTTCGGCTGGCCACCCCTGATCCGTATCTTATTTTTTGTCATACGCTTTCCATTTACTTTTTTTATGAGGGCTGGCATTCGCGTCGGTGGAAGTGGTTTGGTTTGATGTATATTTTCCTGGGATTAGGAATTTTTGCCAAAGGACCGGTTGGCTTGATGTTGCCGGGACTGACAGGTTTGCTTTTTATGCTGGTTACAAAAACACTTACATGGAAACGGATTGTGGAACTAAAACCGTGGTGGGGAATCTTACTAGTTGCGGTTGTAGCTTTACCCTGGTACTATGCGGTGCATGTAAAAACCGGTGGAGAATGGACACAAATATTCTTTTTCGAGCATAATTTAAATCGGTTTGATTCCGGCATAAGTGGGCATCACGGACCGTTTGTAATGCCTTTTATTTTCGTACTGGCAGGTTTGCTTCCATTTTCTGTATTCGCGGTTCGTGCTTTTAAAGAAACGTGGCGACAACGAAAAAACAATCCGTTGATGGTGATGGCCGCTTTGTCAACATTAGTGGTTGTCGGTTTTTATGCGGTATCACAAACCAAGTTGATAAATTATACTTCGCCTGCTTATCCTTTTTTGAGCTTGATGATTGGGAGTACTATTGCAGGACTAAGTAATCACCCGGAATCGCTTCGTAAAACGAAAATTGAAACTTATATAATGGTGTTTTTGGCCATATTAATACCAATTGCAGTATTCTTTTTATGA
- a CDS encoding redoxin domain-containing protein, whose product MKQLALTFLIVLISITSWSKRTSIPLIGDKAPSFSEKSTNGILNFPEDFGTSWKILFSHPLDFTAVCTSELCGLARNQEKLNALGVKVAVVSIDEIDRHLLWKKFMERVLKEEGTTTKIEYPIVADLSGEVSKKYGMLHHSMNDKRDVRGIFIIDPDNIIQAISFYPMNVGRNMDEILRTVEALQLTQNENVLTPMNWQPGDDVLVPHKPYTSDELEQNPELKDQYYHKGEYMWFKKMKK is encoded by the coding sequence ATGAAACAACTTGCATTAACTTTTCTGATTGTACTTATTTCGATAACAAGCTGGTCAAAACGAACAAGTATTCCTTTAATTGGGGATAAAGCACCCTCATTTTCCGAAAAATCGACAAATGGAATATTGAACTTTCCGGAGGATTTTGGCACCAGCTGGAAAATATTATTCAGCCATCCGCTGGATTTTACGGCTGTTTGTACTTCAGAGTTGTGTGGTCTTGCCCGCAATCAGGAAAAGCTGAATGCCCTGGGAGTAAAAGTAGCCGTTGTTTCAATTGATGAAATCGACAGACATTTATTGTGGAAAAAATTTATGGAGAGGGTGCTAAAGGAGGAAGGTACAACCACAAAAATTGAATACCCTATTGTAGCTGATCTTTCGGGAGAAGTATCGAAAAAGTACGGGATGTTGCACCATTCGATGAACGACAAAAGAGATGTTAGAGGTATATTTATTATTGACCCGGACAATATTATTCAGGCCATTTCTTTTTACCCGATGAATGTTGGACGAAATATGGATGAAATACTGCGAACAGTTGAAGCATTACAACTTACACAAAATGAGAATGTGCTTACACCAATGAACTGGCAGCCAGGAGACGACGTACTTGTTCCTCATAAGCCATATACATCTGACGAATTAGAGCAAAATCCGGAATTAAAAGACCAGTATTACCATAAAGGCGAATACATGTGGTTTAAAAAGATGAAGAAATAA